CAGAGCGCCAGCTGGGCACCGGCGGAGTGTCCGAGCACGATCAAGCGGGCGGCCTCGATGCCGAGTTCGCCGGCACGCTGCACGAGGTAGCGATAGGCGGTGCGGATATCCTCAAAGGTGCGCGGCCAGCCTCCGCCGGGCGAGCCGACGCGGCGGTATTCCAGGTTCGCAGTGTTGATGCCGCGCCCCGCCAGCGCGGAACAGAGAGGACTGGCATGGGCCAGATCGTAGCGGGCACGCCAGTATCCGCCGTGGATATTGATGGCCAACGGCGCGTGCGACTTATCCTTCGCGAAGTAAAAATCGGCGAACTGCTCCGGCTGCGAACCGTAGCGGACCCGCTGGTCGGCTGCAACGGGAGGAAGCGAGAGAATGTCTCTGCCGGCCATCGCGGTAGTGTAAACGGGCGGCACCACTTGGGTGGCCAGGTTTGTAAATTGATGGAGTGCGTGAAGCCTTGTCCGCCGTGCGGGCATCTATTGGTAGGCGGGCGGGACTGATGTTCCGAGTACCCTCCCCAACGCGGGGCTTGCCTTTCCACAGCGC
This is a stretch of genomic DNA from Terriglobales bacterium. It encodes these proteins:
- a CDS encoding prolyl oligopeptidase family serine peptidase, whose amino-acid sequence is MAGRDILSLPPVAADQRVRYGSQPEQFADFYFAKDKSHAPLAINIHGGYWRARYDLAHASPLCSALAGRGINTANLEYRRVGSPGGGWPRTFEDIRTAYRYLVQRAGELGIEAARLIVLGHSAGAQLALCLAAHEESIRCCASLAGVLDLRRAWELHLSNDAVVEFLGGTPEQVPEHYREASPIELPIAARQMIVHGTADLDVPIAISRDYVRAKNKRGEQVEFVPIRKASHFDLIDPRSKSFQTVARGVAGLLKG